The Mugil cephalus isolate CIBA_MC_2020 chromosome 21, CIBA_Mcephalus_1.1, whole genome shotgun sequence genome includes the window TGTCCTCTGTGATGTCGGAGTAGCGGAGGTCCTCCAGGTCCACGAACCACTCGGGCCAGAAACGCCGGCGGATGCGCTCACAGTACATGGCCAGGTTGATCAGCTCCCCTGGGGGATATGGACACCAAATGTCAAGCAACACCACTGATAATATGCGAAGCTACAGTTGTGGTGAAGCGATGGTCATCTCTTCTTcacaaagttattttttaattttctttctagCAAAACAGGTTGAGAAGATGAAAGTGTTCTTGTTTGTGCTTCAGTCTGTTCCCATTTCCTTTATCCTCAGCAGACAATAAGCTTAACTGAATTACAgtaaagtaaatttaatttgcattttggtTTTGCACAGATATTTTCATCCCAATAAATGTCTCCGCAACAAACATTTGAAGAACACAGTTTAGTCTCATGCAGAGCAGAGTTTGTAACTGGAACACACTGATTCATCGAATCTTTGCATGCAAAATTCTCTCGTCACTATCAAatcacatttgttgtttttcaagaaGAAACGATAATAAATCGActgatgttttatgtatttaaacaaaaatagtCTCCTCTTTCGACTGTCAAAtgtaactgtgaaaatgaaacagCGCACAGGTCTAGATACAAGACAAATTTCGGACGCTAATGCTGTCTTTCTTGTGAAGTCACCTTTGATTAGCTGCTCCGGCCGTGATCCCGGCAGCGTCCACATAGCAGGGGCCAGGTGACTGAAAACTGCAGCATCTACTGTCGAAAGCTTAGAGCCCATGATGTACTTCTTATCACCTAAAGGTagcacagcaaaacaaaagagcaaGGGTCAAAttacaacacaaaaatacacacatggtCATGTGCTCCTGCACGTCCTTTGAATGATGTTTTCCACTGTTTTAAGCAAAGAGCAGCCGTAGCTGTAGTGGTgcaaaacatgcacattttgCAGGACCTGCAGAGAAGCATTTTAAAGCGATTCTTTTCTGCAATACTAAAATGAACCACAGGAGGTCAGTGTTGTCATGTTATCCTTTTTTTGCAGACTGCTGTCTCTTGACAACACCAATCTTTTGTGTCTCGGCTCTCTAGGAACACACTGAAAAAACGAAAGCACTTCAACATTTCAATCTTCCTTCCTATGCACACTtcatgagaaattaaaaatgtcacattccaTCTCCAGCTtcaagaaaaatctaaaaaaaaaaaaaaaaaaaatctgactccCATCAATGTATATTTACCTTACTTATTATAAATATCACTTgtatcttatttatttgtcttgatTAACATTGCATAgatttgttattgtttattgaCCAACTAATCTAATGTAACCAGAATGTTGGAATTGTCAATTGGATATTACACAtctgtttgtatgttgttgtatGTTAAGGATATCTGGCCAATTTCTTGTCTGTTATCTGTGGGAAAACAGGCCCCCTcttaaaacctttaaatatCTTCCTTGGGGTGCCCCTCCCCCTTCACACATTAAacctctaaaaacaaacaaacaaaaagagggaCTCAGCATTTAAAGGATTCTttgtataaaatgacaaaatatatgTCATGTAAATAgtgtgaaataaactaaactaaatacgTTAAAAAAGACATACAGGTGGTATAAACTGAAGTAAGAACCATGAGGACACAGCTGTGCACCACTTGATTCTGACTGGGTAGTTTTGTGTTCTTCTTTGGAAGAATATAAATCTCCTCCTTTTATAGATTAAATTTGCCCTGCCAAGTTTTATAATctagaacaataaaaaaaactctcaccTAGCAGAGTGGCCAGAGTACGCATGTCCTTCTCCATCAAGGCATAAACCTCCTCTTTGGAGAACCGCCCGATCCCGTGCCCGTACATCTCCCTCTTGACGATCCCACCAGTCAGGTGACTCAGGATCCACTTGAGCAGGTCGCTCAGGGGTCCGCTCACCGACAGCATCTTCTGGGTCTCTTCCAGGTTGTCCACCCACTGACAGTAAGCTATAGTCCTGGGACACAAATCATAAAATGCCATTGATAAAATTTCTAAAGGGCAAGTATTACTGAATTATGTCATGACCATTTATAATAAACCTCTCTTGTATTAATTCAACCTaccaatatttaatatttagtaaTAACTGACTGAGTTAATACTCGATGTAATGGGTCTAATGCATTCCTTTTGCTTTGTCTTTCACATTTTCCTCCTTTGGACCCTCCTCCGAATAAGTAATTACTCttagggaaaaataaaaagaagcagtttgaacttcagtagTCGCCTACCAGTAAAAGTGCTCCTCCACCATTTTGGTAATGGCGCGAGACATGGCCCTCTCCTGTAGTGTCAGGCTCTTGTTGAGGCTCACGCCCAGCCTCTCCTCCAGGAAGTCGATGATGAATTCAGTACCGCACACCTGCTCCTGGTTGTACTCAATCCATGGCATCTTTCCCTGGGGCGAAAGCTTCCCATCAAAGTAGTTCTGCAAGAGAGGACCAACGGAAGGTAGAAAGTGGTTGGTGACTGTTATTAAGGGAAATCAGGAAACTGGGTCAGACTTTATGTTCTGACAATAATGACTCCTGGAAAAAGAAGCTACCATCCATGTGAAACATGGATGTTAAACAGTCTTAGGGACTCCTTTAGGCATCTTCCAGCCAGCAAAATGTAAATAGGTCTATTGCGTTTGattaacaaaagaagaagatgaagtaTTAGTGTGTATTCTTTCCATTGCACACAGCACACAGCTGGGGTCATACCTGGTAGGGCAGGTCAACCATACGGAGGTAGGTCTCCAGTTTAAGGCAGAAAGGGGACAGGGACGGGACGCCAGTTTTGGGCCTGGAGAACTGGTGGAGTATGATGGAATCTTTAGAGTCcagctcttcctcctttctGGATGGAGCAAAGAGGGACAGAGATGTATATCGTACTGACGATGAAGCTTGTGAAAAAACTGCAAGTGTGCGTTTACTTGGAATCCTTACAAATAGTTCCTGCAACATTCAAATTCAGGGCTGGTAGCGTTTCAGGGTAAGGCTAAGTGTATGTGAAGGTTGTTAGTTGGTGTTGGGCCGTTGGTGAAGTCTGTTGCCCCGTTTTTGTGTCCCACATCATTTGCACTAGTTTGACCCCTATCAGAGGCTTTTCAGCCAATGCAGTGTGTTGAATGTTGTCAACAAAAGcgcaactttttggtccagataCAGACAATCCAAGTTTATTTCTTAGGTTTCAGTGTCTGGGCCTTTAGGCTGTACTGCCAACCAGACAAAGCCCCTGTTTCACTGCATGCCACTCAGGTTTGATAACATTGCTTTCAGTTATCCTGGTTGTAATGAACTTAACTGAAAATTCGCTCTTCAACAATGTTGTTTGGTGAGATGAAGACACTGACACCATTCTCACATCTGTCTATTAGCAGTCTGCTTTGCACAACAGCTTTACTTAATATCACACTTTAGATGAAGGTTAGATTAAGGTAAGGACGGGCCAAGTACTTGGATCATTGTGATCATGGTTAGCACAGTCTTCGGGAAATTAATGTCCATCAGCATAATGTCCTCCAAGGTAATCCACGTAAAAATgcagtatgtgtgtgaatgattgCCTTTGGGGTGAAGAGTCAGTTGCTAAAGTTGGATTACACAAAGAATGAGGTCTGAATTATGGAAAAttcaaaagtgtgtgtgtgtgtgtgtgtgtgtgtgtgtgtgtgtgtgtgtgtgtgtgtgtgtgtgtgtgtgaacgagAGCGAGAAAGCgatgcagggagagagagacgtgTGGACTAGGCTATAATATGATGATCTGAATAAATCAACTGGCCCCGATTGACTATCAGCCCACGGCCATCTCTACTAGCCAAGAAAACTGCACTGCCACAATGGTGAAGCTTCCATTTGTGACAAATTCCCGTGTATCCACGTGGATAATGAGAATGGTATCAGGCTACTTCCTGGCTACAAACGGACTATATAATGGAAACAAAGTCACACGGACACGGTGCAGGATTACAGGGGGAGCTGTCCAATGTACGTAGTGCTGAAacgcaaagaaaaacaacagcacagaaGCAGAGGAGCTGTCTATTCCAGTGTGGTGCTGAAATGTCCCCGACTCCAACGGAGGCTGCTTTTAATAGGGCAGCCTAAAGAACATATTATTTGATACACAGTGGATGGTAACATGAAGccttgagagagagagagagagagagagagagagagagctgcagtGTTGTAACGTCgcggtgggaaaaaaaaaaacaaccgcaGAAGACGACGAAAAACATGGAAAGCTGCACCAGAGCACAATAACGTGTTTCCGCCCTGAACGTGTATAACTTAAATCCTCTAACCGACAACAACAATGAATCCTGCACTGGTGAGAGCCCCCCCCCGTGACTTTTGTAGGCCTGGACATGTTTAAGAAGAATATCCCTACTCGAGTTCTGTCAATGTATAATGAATGTAAACACATATTCACAGGTATCTGTGTACAGCAGTCACTCCTGCAGTTGTAAATGCTCCGCTACCACCAGACTGTGTGCCGGTGGAATAAACGTGACCCTTGTCGCCTTGTCCTTGATATACAGACAATTGAAAGTGACCTGCAGTCTATGAAGTCAGCTGGTATGGCAGCAAGAGGCCTTCAGGCCAGCTCACTAACTTCATCATACAACACGTCAAATTAGATGTTTTGCAACCGTTGTTCTTTTGAATGGCCAAGGACAAATTAAACGCCGCGACCGTCGCTGCGGGTCGCCGGTGTCATGAATGCATAAAACGCAGAGGAAAATGGAAACCTCCTaatgtgcgtgtttgtgagtTGGGGGTGGGTGTTCCGTTACATCACAACCCACCCACTCACGATTCCTTTTTGACTCTCACCCCGCCCAGTCAGACGCGATTAAGTAATATCAGGCCCCAGTGTAAATACAGCAGAGAactggaggattttttttttttttttttttttggagtcaAGCATATAGAGATCACCACTCTGATCGATAATGTTTGCACCCGCGAGGCCGTGCTGCAGGAGTGTCGagctctgcagcttctcctgtGACAGCCTCTGTCAGTGTTTTCGGTACCTGATGGCCAGCAGTTCGTGCAGCAAATAGGCAGCGGCAGCGAGCAGAGCCCCTCCGGTCAAATACAGCGTTTTCCGCCACCACGAATCCGAGCCCAAAGCTGACATGATCCCGCCGTAGTCCTGCAGTGGGTAGGCGATGATGTACCCATAAAACGAGAGCTGCTCATCGGGGCCCACCAGGCCGGAGGAGAAGCTCTGGTTCTGGCCAAGATCAACCACACACGACCGCGTCCAGGCGAACCCGACGCGCCAGTACATGCTCTCTGTCTCCGGCCACTTTCCGCCTCACTCTGGCAGCTCGGGGCTTCATCAGCGGGGGCTTCATGGGTGCCGACGGACACTGGTGCTGGGCGACTGGATGAGGAGCAGCCGACAGGACACAAGCATTCTGCCCGGAGCTTGTCCCCGTAGCGGGGCGGACATCCTCCGAAGCCCACTCGGAGCTCTCTGCCCTTCTCCACAGACCGTCAAGTCAAATTAATGGACCGCACTGCTTCCTGTTAtccccttcaaaataaaagtgtgtatCTGCAGTCATTGTTGTGCAACATCGCTAATATCAAACTACCTAACAAAATCATGTAAACAAATCTAAAGGGAAATGCATTTTTCTCTTGTTACTACCACAAATGTGCTCTTACTGCACATTTATAGGTGAAAATCTAACTGCTTCCAGTGGCATGCTGTAGTTGATGAGTATTAGCTGACAAGGATACATAATACCAGAGGTCAAGGGGTCATAAATTATTTTGTTAGGTTCACTATTGGTTTAAATGACCGTATTGAACATAATAACAATGAACTAAAGGTTAAAGACACATAATACCACCACCATCATGATAATGCAGTCGAACATGAagcaaataaatgttgtatgAGTAAAATCAAAGGAATGTTTCcgaaaaaatattttgttaaaaacaaaaaatatatataaaaaggttCCATCTTGAACCTAATGGCCTGTCTCGTTGACGTTATGAGTGCTACACATAAAAGGATATCCTTTATGAGACATGTTTTCATAGAGTTTGGTTCTGAAGGAGACACGAAGCATCTTGTAGCGCTACTTCCGCTGTCCTCTGTGGGCTTCATGCAGCTAAAGTGACGTCACAGGGACTGATTGTACCCCAAGGCCAACACTGGTAAACACAACCTCATTCATTATATTAATTACTTTAAAGTAAATCAGCACACGCTATAGTTTTTGTAGTTTACGTTGACCACCTTACACtccaaaattatttttaaggaAAGTTGCagacatccttttttttttttgtcaaaacacTCTACGGTGGTCACCACCAGGGGTCCTACCACAGCCACTGCATTGAGCTGACATTGAAGTTAGGTAAAAGGGCTGTGTGTGACTTTTATAACAAGCTGGAAAATTCCTCCATTACATGAACATAACAGCTTGAATGACAGCAGGGAGAGGCTTTGTTCAGCACAccatacattttattattataacgATACTCAagcaatattaaataaaaattcaggaaatgtttttttgtgtttttcacccGGAGTAGGAGGAATATTCTGATGGAATGAAGCCCTTTTGTTCTCATGCCCATTCATGTGAATGGCAGCAACAGATGGAGTCTG containing:
- the faxca gene encoding failed axon connections homolog, with protein sequence MYWRVGFAWTRSCVVDLGQNQSFSSGLVGPDEQLSFYGYIIAYPLQDYGGIMSALGSDSWWRKTLYLTGGALLAAAAYLLHELLAIRKEEELDSKDSIILHQFSRPKTGVPSLSPFCLKLETYLRMVDLPYQNYFDGKLSPQGKMPWIEYNQEQVCGTEFIIDFLEERLGVSLNKSLTLQERAMSRAITKMVEEHFYWTIAYCQWVDNLEETQKMLSVSGPLSDLLKWILSHLTGGIVKREMYGHGIGRFSKEEVYALMEKDMRTLATLLGDKKYIMGSKLSTVDAAVFSHLAPAMWTLPGSRPEQLIKGELINLAMYCERIRRRFWPEWFVDLEDLRYSDITEDSDSPSKLPDLGLFSGTGTFQDDTHSHTPHSPHIPHTHTPQDPPSPDSDPTGHSLYDSDMDTECSEIDQLKC